One window from the genome of Glycine soja cultivar W05 chromosome 12, ASM419377v2, whole genome shotgun sequence encodes:
- the LOC114377987 gene encoding aquaporin TIP1-1-like: MPISRIAIGNPSEFGQADALKAALAEFISMLIFVFAGEGSGMAYNKLTDNGSATPAGVVAASLSHAFALFVAVSVGANISGGHVNPAVTFGAFIGGHISLLRGILYWIAQLLGSVVACLLLKFATVGLETSAFSLSPGVGAANALVFEIVMTFGLVYTVYATAVDPKKGKLGIIAPIAIGFIVGANILAGGTFSGASMNPAVSFGPAVVSGTWANHWVYWAGPLIGSAIAAVVYETFFITPNSYEQLPVTDY, translated from the exons atgccgATTTCTAGAATTGCCATCGGAAATCCTTCAGAATTTGGCCAAGCTGATGCACTGAAGGCTGCTCTTGCTGAGTTCATCTCAATGCTAATATTTGTCTTCGCAGGAGAAGGCTCAGGCATGGCATATA ATAAACTCACAGACAATGGTTCAGCAACACCAGCTGGGGTGGTGGCAGCATCACTGTCTCATGCATTTGCTCTTTTTGTTGCGGTTTCAGTTGGTGCTAACATCTCAGGTGGACATGTTAACCCTGCTGTCACATTTGGTGCCTTTATTGGTGGCCACATATCCCTCCTCAGAGGCATTTTGTACTGGATTGCTCAGTTGCTTGGCTCTGTAGTGGCTTGCTTGCTCCTTAAATTTGCCACTGTTGGATTG GAAACATCTGCGTTCTCATTGTCTCCTGGGGTGGGAGCTGCAAATGCACTTGTTTTTGAGATTGTGATGACTTTTGGTTTGGTTTACACAGTGTATGCCACTgcagtggacccaaagaaggGTAAACTTGGGATAATTGCTCCAATTGCAATTGGTTTCATTGTGGGTGCTAACATCTTGGCAGGTGGTACCTTTAGTGGTGCATCCATGAACCCAGCAGTTTCTTTTGGACCTGCTGTTGTTAGCGGGACATGGGCTAACCACTGGGTCTACTGGGCCGGCCCATTAATTGGCTCGGCTATTGCTGCTGTTGTGTACGAGACTTTCTTCATCACCCCTAACTCTTATGAACAGCTACCCGTCACAGATTATTAG
- the LOC114377916 gene encoding uncharacterized protein LOC114377916, with amino-acid sequence MRKFDPWPVFFKREWKRNWPFLVGFAVTGALITKLSLGLTEEDAKNSKFVKAHKR; translated from the exons atgcGAAAGTTCGATCCATGGCCCGTTTTCTTCAAGCGCGAGTGGAAACGCAACTGGCCCTTCCTCGTTGGATTCGCAGTCACCGGAGCTCTAATCACCAAACTTTCCCTTGGCCTTACCG AGGAAGATGCTAAGAATTCCAAATTCGTTAAGGCGCACAAAAGGTAA